The Pan paniscus chromosome 21, NHGRI_mPanPan1-v2.0_pri, whole genome shotgun sequence region tctgtcttgTAAAATCCTTACTTCCTTTTGAGTCTCTGATGGCTACAACATTTCATTTGAGATGTTTGGCAGTCACCGCTTCAGGGGTTATGGTTACTGATTATCTAAACCCCTTAGGTCAGAATGGACAAACACAGTTCATGTAAACCTGGCTGTTATTGGAGTCCTCTGACCAAGAGATAATAGTGAAGAGTGTGGAGAGCCTGAATGCCCATGGTGGAAATGCTGGAAAAATTAAaggtaagaaataaaacatagcaCAGGAGATTCAGAGGGCTGGGATGACTTCTGAGCTGCTCTCTATACCCAAGGCCCTTTCAATTTCTAGCTGTGAAAGATTTTTCATGCACTGTGGTGCCTGATGTTTCCTGCaatttgacaaaaataaatactttacaCAAGAAAAGGATGCAAGGCTTCTACGTTACACTTTGGGGATGCTCAGGAGCCAAGGCTCCTGCTTGGCTTTCATTTCACAGGGCCTGCAGCCTTGTCTCTGGAAGGTGCTGATTAGGACTGGGAATGGCCTCCTCTGGTCGAGACTCTCTGACCCCTAAGTAAATGAACTTGTTCCCATCCCAGTCTCCAAACAGATCCCAACACTACGTTTGTTTTTCTATATCCTGATTGTCACACCTGGAAGACTCTCCTTAGTATACATGAGGCTTACTGCCATGAGACCAAATGACTAGAGAGCATCTTTTAAGAGAAGCTTGCTCATTCAGGAAAAATTAAGGATTTGGTACAAACTGCAGGCCAAAGGGAAGCTGACATATTGTTTTGGTGTGTATTCTTGAAAACGCATCATTAAATCTACAGTCCCTTGTCAGCATGCTGACTTTTACGCTGCCTCAAGGAGTCTTCCACCACCTCTGTGTCAGCTGGGCAGGGTTGCTCAGAGATgccttcttcagcctcctcaggCTCTACTTCCTCCCGGGTCACACCGTCCTCTCCTGGGGGCCCCTGGTCATTGGCCTCACTTCTCTCCTCATCCACACCAGCAGCCAGGttgtcctcctcctcttcttcctctgcttcATCCTCATCGCCAagatcttctttctcttcttcatcaTCTACAAGgctgtctttgttttcttcttcatttgaaTCATCTTTTTCCTCCTCCGCATCCTGTAACTGTTCAGCTCTATGAGCCTCCTCTGATCTCCGATTCTGCTCTatgaagggaagaaagaggaatATCCTCTGAATAAACAATGGTAATTCGGTAATCAATTGAGTGTGTTTAgctgtgaaataaaaatagagggtAAGTGACAGTTTTTTCTATCTTGAAACTATGGTCATACAGGACAGATTCTCTGGTTGGCATCCTAGCCCCATTTAGGGCTTCTCCACCTGTCTCTGGAGATTTCATGGACCATAATGACTTCAGCAGGGCATGTGGGCAGCAAGGGCAAAGTTTCCTTTACGCTCGGTATTTTGTGTCTTGTAGAAAGCTCAGTGACCCTATTGGTCATGGTGATTGGTTCAGAAATGTGACACGCTAAGCCACTCAAAGTACTCCACAGAGGTTCTGGGCCAGAGTCAGGAGAAATAGCCTCTTTTTCTTCAGGGATTTTTAAACAGAGAAAATGCACAAGGACTATCAACAGCTCTTATGAATAAGCCACACAGACAGAGAAACCTAACATCACTTGGGCCGTGCTTGAAGCTAGAATGTCCCTGGGCTTTTCAGTTATGTGAGCtaataaattttcatttgttttcctaaAATCCTTGATATTGGGTTTCTATTACTTTTAAGAAATCTAAGaatcatattttcaaattatcAATGGAAGTCTCAAAGCCTCAAAAACTTCAAGAACTAAAAAGAAACATGAGCTTATTTAAACTCCCACATAAAATTCAACAATTAGAAAGTCTCATGAACATCTTTATGCAGTCTCAAAAATAGTCTGGAATAAAGACATGCAAATCCAGAGGCACCTGGCCCCAGAAGAAGTGTGGAGCAGTGCAAGGATTTGGGAAGACTGCTTTTAAAGGACTTAGAAGAGTTACTAGCACACAGCAGACGCAATATATATTGagtttcccttcttcccttctagTTCTAgttagaataaaggaaaatatgacaCTGATTAATGAAGAGCacatacttaaaaagaaaaagcaattgccaaaatgaaatatttcctaatttaagaaagggagaaaataattttgttcaaATCTAcctagaaaacatattttaagaaatttggtAGTGATGATTTGGTCACCTAGTAAATCACAGAGAAAACCCACTATCTATGAGCACAAAAAGGCACATCACAGAATTCCAAAAACACTCTAGATCACAGGAGCTTATCCTACTTACCAGAACGCTCGGATAAATGCCTTGGAAGTGGCACATAGAAACATTCTGATATTACCACCAAGACCTGGAAGGAAAAAAGTGATTTTACAGTGAATAGATAGGACATTTATTACCAAAGGACCTCAAAATTAGGCCTTGCTTCTATAATCAGATATTCTTAGACTAATAATTAGCAGCTAGTCAAAAGTCTTCAGAAGAGACAAGGATATAATTAAGAATTTCCTACTTTTCAAATGTGACATAATacaggaaaatattaatttagaaaGTGGTCACAAAGCCAAAAGTCTACAGAGAACCTACTATAAATAGATGAACCAAGCAGGTATAAGAAGATAGACACTATGAACCAAGTCTTTTTAAATACACTATTCTGGACAACCAAACCACTCTGTATATAGGCTGCCCCTCACCAACGGGTAACCCCTGAttgaatggaagaacatttcacaAATGTTACAGCCAGCTGTGGGTGGGGAAGGATTGAGGATGACTTTGAAGGAGGCGGCATTTAATGCCCTGGGCAGTCAGGAGAGAACAGCAGCACCGCCTGGCTGCTCTAAGCTAAACTAAGTTGGATCTCCATGGGGGTCTTGGATCCAGAGAAAGCCCTGAATGTCAAACTGAGGAGACCCAGGAGGTGGGGCAATGAGTTGCAGGAAGGCTTGGTGGGTTGGAGAACAATAAGCTCTAAGCCATTAAATCAATTtgaacaacaaagagaaaaaaacattccaTCTGAAATGATTCAGGTTTGAAAACCTTACCTTTTAATGTGATAGTTATACGCTTACTGGCTATTCTAGGACATAatgtttttttctgacttttcttttttatttataattgacacACAGTAACTATATATACtgatggggtacaatgtgatgtttcaatgcatgtattacagtataatgatcaaatcagtgtaattacCATATCCATCATCTTAATTTATCCTACTCTTCTATTCTGGAAAATTGTACACTCAACAATTTTATCTCAGGTTTAGTCTATctaatttactcatttaattttgACTCAGGTGGTgaggttacaaaaaaaaaaatttagatcctAGCTTCCCAACAGACATGTCATCCTTCAAGGAGTCTGGGCCATTCAGAGCCAGCCTCAGGCAGCTTTGTCCCTCAGTATTCCTTTACCCTGGCATGCTACATAAATATTCTCTATGTGGCTAAGATATGAAAACAATTGACCAACACTTTTCTATCATCCTAGAAGTTAACAAAAATGTCATTCTGGAATAGATGATTTAAATTGGGATAAGAATGCAGCTGTTTCAAATTGTGTAACTCTCACAAAACAGAAGTTGAAAGTACATAAGAAATTAAAGGTTACTAAAAGCAAAAATTCTAGCAGTTGTGTGTTTACTTTAATATACTTAACAGTTATAGAAAAggcattctgtgtgtgtgtgtatatatatatgtgtgtgtgtgtgtgtgtgtgtatatatatatatatatatatattttttttttttttttttttttttgagacagggtctagctctgtcacccaggctggagtacagtggcaagattatggctcacagcagcctcgaactcctgggctcaagtgatcctcccacctcagcctcccgagtagctgggactacaggtgtgtgcgaccatgccaggctaatttttgtattttttgtagagacagggttttaccatgttgccaaggctggtctcaaactcctgggctcaaatgatccacctgcctcagcctcccagagtgccaggattacaggcctgagccactgtgcccagcctaaaacagGTACTTTGAACACAGATatgtgtttgttattttttggaAACTTATTAACAGTAAATGTATGAATCTTTTATAATTTATGATTCATAtgctttgaaattattatttcgttaataaagttaataatattttgttaaagttattttcttattaagGAAGGGTAGTCTATCTCACTTAATCACTTGAACAGGCTAGAATCACTCTCTCCTTTCTTCAGGCCAAGCCTCCAATAACCTTTCTACACTGATTATCTGAATCTAGGTTTCCAAAGGAATCTAAGGCATAGGCAGGCAGGCCTGACTCAATTTCATGGACTTAAAGTCAACatcaaaaataatattctaaaacTCTAAGCATTTTCACTAGTCTTCCAACAGGGTCACACACAACCTACATTCCCTATAACTCCATCATTGACTCGCCTGGGACCTCATACTGTTTCCCCCTACAAAAACCTCACACTATGGTAGCCCCAAAATACACTGCTAGAAAAATCTCGCACCAGACAACAGATGGGAGAAGCACAGACAATCACATTCTATTTATATCTGGTGTCAAATCCCTTTAGACGAGAGCAATGGGGACATGTTAATTAGCAAAAAGAtgaatgcaacagaacagaacatACCCAGGACCTAATGAAGGACATATACAGGTATCTAAGTAAGTCCCATTCTTATCCCTGAAGTTAACATCAGGAGCCAAGTTTCAAAGATAAGCCATGATATGTATTAAGCATGTTCATGGAAAAGTCAAATCGAGCCTCCTTGGCCTCTTGGGGTTATGACTTACTATAAgtcaattgttaacatttttaaaaagaacttgctAAAGAGCCaaaattcattataaaatataaggaTAGACTTTAAGATAATCTTACCTTAAAGTCTGTTCTTTGACATAAATTTTTAGTAATCATCAATTATTCCCATTACAGTGTTTAGGAACTATGTGTTTAGTATACAatataaaggtttttaaaaactttttggttTAATTAGGGTTTAAAATGCAATCAAACTAATCAGGATTAggttaagagaaataaaaaataacaagaagtACAACATGCTGAACATTTATAGTTGCCTATGTAGttagataaataaatttattattcaaCTCTTGCCTGAAATACCTGGGGAGAAAATACCTGGGGAGATATATACTGCATACTGATTTTCATGCCCAAagaataattgtgtttttttaactACATTATCTATCTCAGGAAAACCAGAGTGTATGCATAAGCAGCTAGTCAGGATTAGTTTAACTGGAggataagaacaacaacaacaacaatcttGCATCTACCCAAGGAACAAATTCAAAACATTGGCCTTATCACTACAGTGTTTCTAATTAAGCAGGCAATGTGTGAAATCACAGCTGACTCAGTTGTCTTAGAAACTATCAATTCTCGTaaggtctcctttttttttttttttttttactgtctatAGGCAGTACACATCTTCAAAATACTTAAGGGATAGGATTAGGGGAtaagaatttaataaattttctgTTATATCTCACATTACCATTGAATGCAGtctcaaacaagcaaatgctatTTAACTACTTAGATTGcacaaaatactattttttatgtgctttttctttcttggctGCCTTTTAGTTGTACATGAAATTCATTTTGCCTTAAAGATAGAAAAAGTTTGGTATTATCTCTTACCAGACCCATAAAAAGGCCAAAAACCAAGGTGGCTATGACGAAAAAGACATAAGAACACCAAGCAGGAATTCCAAGAGTCACTGTGAAATAGTTGTGAAGATGCtggaatcagaagaaaaaaaataaaacattaatttttaagagaaccaaaaatatttcaatctctctctctagCTGTTGTTTCTACATACATAGGTTCCCACAAAGCTTTATGTATCTAAATGATTCTTAAAGAACAAGTCAATTTTATAATATTGGGAAACTGAGAGTAGTAATTAAGGTcattactaaaaaaaaagttatacttgCTTAGAGTTCATAATCTGGATAGAATTCTGGTAGAATCGTTTTGATAGTCCTTTCTTCCATCATGATGGATGCTTTTGGCCCTCCTCCCCTAATAATTATATACATCTCAATGTTTACTTATAATAGGGCATTcatgaaaaaattaaactttttgggCCTCTGACTTTTTAGTAAAACTAAATTACGACTTACAGATCGTCAATCATTTAAAATGTCTCCATACCTCTTTTTCCTAATTAGACTCTCATTGCTCTACACCTATTCATCCTTTCAAAGTTTGCTAAATTAccagaaaacataaaatgtaacAGTAGACAGAAGAAAGTTTTTCTGATTAATTTATTATGAGCAAATGAGATTCCAGCAGTATTTGAATAGAGTGTATATCCCTTCATGCTTACTGTTCCCTAAGACTCTATTTGATGACAAACACTCTAAAAATGAGTGAAGGGACATAATCACAGCTAGAAAGTATTTACATGCTAAATCATAAAGAAATTAACAGATATGAACTTGCTATTTCAAAGTCAAAACCTACTTAGATGTAGAGTTGCAGGAGCCATGCTTCCTCACAATGACTTAGTCATTTGTTTAAGACCCTGACAGCTTCAAAAATGGCCATTAAAATTCAAGTAACTACTGGATACAGGATGATATGGCTCCAAATATCATCAGCAAGAGAGGTAATGACAATGACTTCCCTAGAACCAGTAAGGTTGATGAAAATGAGTCcaagtttctattttaatttcctaTTTCTTAAAATCTAAATCACTCCCATTGGTTTCTTATTTTATGTCAAtgcaattaaaaaacattttattctggATTAATTTGGAATGATaaataaagaacaaagcttgTAAACTGATTTAGCAAAATCTGAAATATCTCTCTACAATTTCTTATTCAGCAGAAGAGATAGAGCTAAAGACGCAGCAAGTAGTTTAAACACTGACACATGGAATCAAAATGTTAaatcagtatttgttgaataaggaaAAGATGCATCAAATGCCTGAGCTATTTATTCATACGAAAGGCAAACACACTCTCAAACTGTAAAGCTGGCATCTGTCCTCTGTTGATGGCACTGGTCATCAGTGTGTGTTTAGCCAGGACAACTGTTTATTAAGAGTAACTTGGCTggacgcggtgactcacgcctgtaatcccagcactttgggaggcagaggcgggcagatcacgaagtcaggagttcgagaccagcctgaccaacatggtgaaaccctgtctctactaaaaatacaaaaatcagctgggcgtagtggcaagcgcctgtaatcctagctactcaggggattgaggcaggagaattgcttgaacccgggaggcagagggagtgggctgagattgcgccactgcactccagcctgggtgacagggcaagactccgtctcaagaaaaaaaaaaaaaagtaacttagcATTTTACAACTCAGCAAGCAAAAGGCGTGTTTGAGATATCAAAACATCATTTCATTCAAACTCTtttcaaagaaagttttaaaatttactgtaTAGTTTCCTACTTTAGAAAATACTGTGTATTAAGCTTATGCTTTTCTTGGAGGACTCAGTATCATCAAGATTAAACCCTGAAATGTGCCAAAGAATTAGAAGATGGTCAAAGTCAATCTGCCTCTGTGTCAACCCATGAATGTATTCTAGAACTTGCTTTATAAGTATCTGCTGATTTATCTTACTCATATGGTTAGGAAAAATAATGTGCAGTTTTAAGTCCTTCTATACAGTATCTCATGCCCTTTCtgcaaaataaatgattaatgcAACTCTCAGGaaactttctaaattattttttaatttcattaaatcaTTTGCTTTTGAAGCATTGCATTCTGACTCAAACAGTACTTTCAAAACATCCTCTTATTTTAATAAGCTGCACTTCAATTTTCTTGTATCAATTTCCTCTTTAAAGGAATTTGAGTTTCTTGGAGAAACTCTGCCATCTTCTGGTCTTTTAGGTCATTATTAGTAACTATTCATTAATCAGGTTGTACTTTCACAActacagatataaatatttatctgtttacttTGTCTGAGTCTACAACGGCTTTAAAGCCCCTTATGAGTGTTAGGATTAGTGGTACCATGTCCTTGaagttttgctttatatatgtttCCAAAGGAATAGCTTATTAAATAAAATCCAATTCAGTTTTAGAT contains the following coding sequences:
- the TMX4 gene encoding thioredoxin-related transmembrane protein 4; the encoded protein is MAGGRCGPQLTALLAAWIAAVAATAGPEEAALPPEQSRVQPMTASNWTLVMEGEWMLKFYAPWCPSCQQTDSEWEAFAKNGEILQISVGKVDVIQEPGLSGRFFVTTLPAFFHAKDGIFRRYRGPGIFEDLQNYILEKKWQSVEPLTGWKSPASLTMSGMAGLFSISGKIWHLHNYFTVTLGIPAWCSYVFFVIATLVFGLFMGLVLVVISECFYVPLPRHLSERSEQNRRSEEAHRAEQLQDAEEEKDDSNEEENKDSLVDDEEEKEDLGDEDEAEEEEEEDNLAAGVDEERSEANDQGPPGEDGVTREEVEPEEAEEGISEQPCPADTEVVEDSLRQRKSQHADKGL